Sequence from the Deltaproteobacteria bacterium genome:
AATTTTAGCCAGCGCTTAATAGCAAAAATGCGCGCTCTTGATGCAAACATGTTAGCGGAAGTAGAACTTTATATTGATTGGATTGCCTATCGTCAGCAAGGAGCTAGACAAAATTATTCGGCTACCTCAGTTGCCCTCCCTATAGCTACTGCAAAAGTAGCGCAAATACCAGCACAAGCTTCTTTTATTTCCCAGGCGCAAGCTGTAAGAACGGCACCTTATGCTAATGTTAGCCAGCCAGTAATGATTCCGACTTCGGCAATGGCGGTGACTGCTGTAGCGTCAAAAGCTGATGCAGAAACAGTTCAAGTTCAACAACCCGCAGCAAGCAATTTTCCGCCTAATCGAAAACCACCACGCGATACTTTATCATATGTTAAACAAATGCGTCGCAGTCGTCGGTGGCAACAAATTATCATTGGTGGAGTATTGGTTGTTGTTGCCATAATCATGTTGATTACGTTGTTTAAGCCTTCTAAAATTAATCTTAACTTACCTGATGCTGCAACAACACCTGCAACAACACCTACAAAAACAACCAGCACCAGCGGTGAAAGTGGGTCTGCTGCAACTACTACTGATACTGCTGTTGATGGTGAATCAACAGCAGAGGCAACAACTCCTTTAGATGCTTCTAAGCCGCCTTCTGTTGCCACTGTTGATACAAATGCAAACTCAATAGTACCAAATGCACAAATCGTTATTTACCGTATACCTGATGATCAATCCTTAAGTGAGATAGCGAATAATTTATGGCCAAATTCTTCCAATGCCTTTCTGTTGCAAAAAGAGAATCCGATCATTACTAGCATTGATGTAAAAATTGCTAGAGGCACAGTGATTCGTATCCCTAAAATCGTAATTTATAAGGTTCAAACTGGTGATACGTTAGCTAGTATTGCTGAAAAGTATTTTGGTAGTGCTAATGAATATAAAACTATTCAAAACGCTAACAAACTTATTTTACCAAATCCAGAAAGTTTAATAGTTGGCACTAGTTTAATCATTCCTTTGGTTAACCAAGACTTGGAAAAACGCTTTACTTTATCATTAAGTAACGTAAAAGAGGAGACAAAAAATAATAAGACTGTCGCTCCTGTGGCAACAGAATCTATTAAAAATGAGCCTGCTGAAACAGCGACACCGAAACAGCCTTAGTGTCGGTAAAATCTTGTCAGTGCTGATTACACATTTAGGGACACCCCCTAGAGTGAAAATGGTTTTTTAAAAATCGAGAAAGTTTAAAATTTACCTTCGGTTATAAAGATCTTTGAAAGTATATTTGCGAATGCATAAAGGCTTGCAAAATATGAAAAAAGGGAGCACCTTTTGAGTATGTTTCGCGGCGCCCCGCGTTAACTCATTAATAAGGGGTGATAAAGTGGATTTGTGGCCGAATCAAGATAATGAAGTTCATGAGAATCCTAGTTGGCAAAGTATGCAGCCGGCTGAACAAGCTGCAATACATCGATGGTTTGTAGAGAATGACGGTTCATATATCGGACCCGTTGAAATCAGCGAAGTCGAGCGGTTATGGCAAACCACAGAGATAAACGAGCAGACGCGCGTTTGGACTGAAGGAATGGTTGATTGGCAAAACATTGCCGATGTTCCTGAGCTAATGTATTTAACTGTTACTCCAACTACTACGCAGAAAAATAATACAGTATCTGCACCACAATCATGGAAATCGCTCGAGGTATCAAGTCTTGCAAATTTAGTAGACACTGAGCTAGATTCAATATTTGTTAAAGATCAACAACAATTGCCAGAGCATCAGGTTGCTGACGATTTACCAGTGATTGAGGCAGTGGGGGCGAGAGACCCCTTTGGTAATTGGTGGTCAGAGCGTCCAATTCCACAAGACACTACTAGACGTCAATCACATCGTATTACCCGTTGGTTTACTGATCCATGGCACATTAAAATAAAAGGACAACGTGATATTCGCCGACTTTATTGGCTATTAGGCGTCACAGCTACCTTAACAGTTATTGCTTCTAGTACGTTAGCACTTAACGCTATGGGCATTATTGCAATTGGTCGTTGTGTACCTGAAACCGCCTTAGCTAGTAGTAACGAAATTATGCCGTTAGCGGCAGTTTTACCTTCGACTAATACGGCAAGCATGGTTGGGGTTAGCAGTAATGCTGGTTTGGCCAATACTGCTAAAGCCAATAGCAGCGCCTTATCGGGTGTGGCAGCAAGTGCTAGTGCTGTAGGTGCCAAAGAAGTAGTTAAAACTTCTAATGAAGAAAAAGAAGTAAAGACTAATAATCAACAAAATAATAAATTAGTTAATAGTATTAATAACAAATCTGAGCCAGCAACTAAGCATGTTTCAAAAAAACGTTCTCGCTCAATCAACAAAGATATATCGGGACGACAAGCTAATAAAGATCCACTAACACCTAAAGAGGTTCTAATCG
This genomic interval carries:
- a CDS encoding FHA domain-containing protein; amino-acid sequence: MSLIVAVDVFKAGETLQHYEFSSDHQRLVRIGKLPSAQVRLDEPAASRVHAIIEVSHAQAMLVDMGADSGTLVNGKRASKVKLSHGDKIVIGATELIVSIGTNSADNAAKIVTNNPISSGMSVSQASVPEHSQASTNNNSGQGSNLSAAVYREPSKVPTNMNNFSQRLIAKMRALDANMLAEVELYIDWIAYRQQGARQNYSATSVALPIATAKVAQIPAQASFISQAQAVRTAPYANVSQPVMIPTSAMAVTAVASKADAETVQVQQPAASNFPPNRKPPRDTLSYVKQMRRSRRWQQIIIGGVLVVVAIIMLITLFKPSKINLNLPDAATTPATTPTKTTSTSGESGSAATTTDTAVDGESTAEATTPLDASKPPSVATVDTNANSIVPNAQIVIYRIPDDQSLSEIANNLWPNSSNAFLLQKENPIITSIDVKIARGTVIRIPKIVIYKVQTGDTLASIAEKYFGSANEYKTIQNANKLILPNPESLIVGTSLIIPLVNQDLEKRFTLSLSNVKEETKNNKTVAPVATESIKNEPAETATPKQP
- a CDS encoding DUF4339 domain-containing protein gives rise to the protein MDLWPNQDNEVHENPSWQSMQPAEQAAIHRWFVENDGSYIGPVEISEVERLWQTTEINEQTRVWTEGMVDWQNIADVPELMYLTVTPTTTQKNNTVSAPQSWKSLEVSSLANLVDTELDSIFVKDQQQLPEHQVADDLPVIEAVGARDPFGNWWSERPIPQDTTRRQSHRITRWFTDPWHIKIKGQRDIRRLYWLLGVTATLTVIASSTLALNAMGIIAIGRCVPETALASSNEIMPLAAVLPSTNTASMVGVSSNAGLANTAKANSSALSGVAASASAVGAKEVVKTSNEEKEVKTNNQQNNKLVNSINNKSEPATKHVSKKRSRSINKDISGRQANKDPLTPKEVLIATKNQVRSLAPCLKQARKNGELEAKRYNFVLDWQIKANGRVAGARLKSPAEILPTTIASCFKTAMRQWHYRASGEDFAVSNFPIPVNVR